One Pseudodesulfovibrio senegalensis DNA segment encodes these proteins:
- the tpx gene encoding thiol peroxidase translates to MERTGVTTFQGNPLTLMGAEVAVGAKAPDFTALDNDLNPVRLSDYSGSTVIIASVPSLDTPVCDMETRRFNSEAAALGDSVKILTVSMDLPFAQKRWCGAAGVEAVTTLSDHKDAEFGTRYGVLIKELRLLARAVFVVDASGVVRYAVCLPDITDEPDYDDVLSFVKSLN, encoded by the coding sequence ATGGAAAGAACCGGCGTGACAACGTTTCAGGGCAATCCCCTTACCTTGATGGGGGCAGAGGTTGCGGTAGGTGCCAAGGCTCCTGATTTCACGGCCTTGGACAACGATCTCAATCCGGTGCGTCTGTCGGATTATTCCGGAAGTACTGTGATTATCGCTTCGGTGCCTTCGCTCGATACGCCCGTGTGCGATATGGAAACCCGGCGTTTCAACTCCGAAGCAGCAGCCCTTGGCGATTCTGTGAAGATTCTTACCGTGAGCATGGATTTGCCGTTTGCGCAGAAGCGTTGGTGCGGCGCTGCCGGTGTTGAAGCTGTCACGACCCTTTCCGACCACAAGGATGCAGAATTCGGTACCCGATATGGCGTGTTGATCAAGGAGCTTCGCCTGCTGGCACGGGCCGTTTTTGTCGTGGATGCTTCCGGTGTGGTTCGGTATGCGGTTTGCCTGCCGGACATAACGGACGAACCAGACTATGACGACGTCCTGTCTTTTGTAAAATCATTGAATTGA
- a CDS encoding UbiD family decarboxylase, producing the protein MGYVNLGQLIADLEAHGELIRIDVPVDARLQAGAIQRRVFRAGGPAVLFTNVSGCVFPMVANLYGTMDRMRFIFRDTLQTVERLMRLKLDPMTAVRRFWEYAGAPRAAWNTMPKKLRTGPVMENECSVSDLPELVSWPMDGGGYVTLPQVYSENPVSPGFGASNLGMYRVQLTGDSYETDREVGLHYQIHRGIGPHHAEAIRRKEPLRVNVFVGGPPAMTLAAVMPLPEGLPEVFFAGAMAGHRIGFVTGDGRLPILAEADFCLSGTIAPDLQKPEGPFGDHLGYYSLAHDFPVLRVDKVYHRTGAVWPFTTVGRPPQEDTMFGQFIHEMTAELVPSVFAGVHEVHAVDAAGVHPLLLAVGSERYVPYAAERQPQELITNALSLLGNTQTSLSKYVLICAREDSPMISAHDVPGFFDNLLRRIDLTRDFHFITRTTIDTLDYSGISLNQGSKVVVSVAGPHKRQLGTEIPADFDLPEGFSDAQVFAPGILVVGSRAHDRGRDEHDPALERLGERLSHVKGLEEFPLIVVADDAGFTSADWDNFLWVAFTRSDPATDLYGVGAFSHCKHWGARTSVIMDARLKTYHAPPLEPVPDVERFVDGLGASGGPLHGII; encoded by the coding sequence ATGGGATATGTGAATCTGGGCCAGTTGATAGCCGATCTTGAGGCGCACGGAGAGTTGATCCGTATTGATGTACCCGTGGATGCCCGGCTTCAGGCCGGGGCCATTCAACGGCGTGTTTTTCGTGCGGGCGGTCCGGCCGTGCTTTTCACCAATGTCAGCGGGTGCGTTTTCCCCATGGTGGCGAATCTGTATGGGACCATGGATCGCATGCGCTTTATCTTTCGGGATACGCTGCAAACCGTGGAACGGCTCATGCGCCTCAAGCTTGATCCCATGACGGCCGTGCGGCGTTTCTGGGAGTATGCGGGCGCGCCCCGGGCCGCATGGAATACCATGCCCAAAAAGCTGCGGACCGGGCCTGTCATGGAAAACGAGTGTTCGGTCTCCGACTTGCCCGAGCTTGTGTCATGGCCCATGGACGGCGGCGGCTATGTGACACTGCCGCAGGTGTACAGCGAGAACCCGGTCAGCCCCGGTTTCGGGGCGTCCAATCTGGGCATGTACCGTGTGCAGTTGACCGGTGATTCTTATGAAACCGATCGCGAGGTGGGGCTGCACTACCAGATCCATCGCGGGATCGGCCCGCATCATGCTGAAGCGATCCGCCGCAAGGAGCCGTTGCGAGTCAATGTGTTCGTGGGAGGACCGCCCGCAATGACGCTGGCCGCTGTCATGCCTTTGCCGGAAGGGCTGCCCGAAGTCTTTTTTGCCGGCGCCATGGCCGGGCATCGTATTGGCTTCGTCACGGGCGACGGGCGGTTGCCCATCCTTGCCGAGGCGGATTTCTGCCTCAGCGGGACCATCGCCCCGGATTTGCAAAAGCCTGAAGGCCCGTTTGGTGACCATCTCGGCTACTACAGCCTTGCCCATGATTTTCCTGTGTTGCGGGTGGACAAGGTCTATCACCGCACTGGGGCTGTCTGGCCGTTTACCACTGTGGGCAGGCCGCCGCAGGAAGACACCATGTTTGGTCAGTTCATTCATGAGATGACGGCCGAACTTGTCCCTTCCGTATTTGCCGGAGTGCATGAGGTGCACGCCGTTGACGCGGCCGGAGTGCACCCGTTGCTGTTGGCTGTCGGAAGTGAGCGCTATGTTCCGTATGCGGCAGAACGTCAGCCGCAGGAATTGATTACCAACGCACTGTCGCTGCTGGGTAATACCCAGACGTCACTGTCCAAGTATGTGCTCATTTGTGCCCGGGAAGATTCACCAATGATCTCTGCGCATGATGTGCCCGGTTTCTTTGACAACCTGCTTCGTCGCATCGACCTGACTCGCGATTTTCATTTCATAACCAGAACGACCATCGACACGTTGGATTATTCGGGCATCAGCCTGAATCAGGGCTCCAAGGTCGTTGTTTCGGTCGCCGGCCCGCACAAGCGGCAATTGGGAACCGAGATTCCGGCGGATTTCGACTTGCCGGAAGGGTTTTCGGACGCTCAGGTGTTTGCGCCCGGCATATTGGTTGTGGGTTCCCGGGCCCATGATCGGGGCAGGGACGAACACGATCCTGCGCTGGAGCGACTTGGCGAGCGTCTGTCGCATGTGAAGGGACTGGAGGAGTTCCCGCTGATCGTGGTGGCTGACGATGCCGGGTTTACATCGGCCGATTGGGATAATTTTCTGTGGGTGGCGTTTACGCGTTCTGATCCGGCAACGGATTTGTACGGCGTGGGGGCGTTCTCGCATTGCAAGCATTGGGGCGCACGTACCTCTGTGATCATGGATGCCCGTCTGAAGACGTATCACGCACCGCCGCTGGAGCCTGTCCCCGATGTGGAGCGTTTTGTGGACGGACTCGGTGCTTCAGGCGGGCCGTTGCATGGTATTATTTGA
- a CDS encoding ArsR/SmtB family transcription factor, whose protein sequence is MNGDICNHTENHNPDVDSVRLTMLSEKDFLFLAELFKALGDYTRVRILYALSESELCVCALAEVLDMSQSAISHQLRLLRAARLVRYRKKGKNVYYALDDDHVANLLKQGLDHIREEG, encoded by the coding sequence ATGAACGGTGATATTTGCAATCATACGGAGAATCACAATCCGGATGTGGACAGTGTCCGATTGACCATGCTTTCGGAAAAGGATTTTCTTTTTTTGGCAGAACTTTTCAAGGCTCTTGGCGATTATACTCGAGTCAGGATTTTGTATGCGCTCTCCGAGTCCGAGTTGTGCGTCTGTGCCCTTGCCGAGGTGCTGGACATGTCGCAGTCCGCGATTTCACACCAACTTCGCCTCTTGCGCGCTGCCCGACTCGTGCGGTATAGAAAAAAGGGAAAGAATGTCTACTATGCGCTTGATGACGACCATGTGGCCAATCTCTTGAAACAGGGATTGGACCACATTCGGGAAGAGGGGTAG
- the uvrC gene encoding excinuclease ABC subunit UvrC, which produces MSDFIFSAGDYPTRPGVYLMKDAAGKIIYVGKAKSLRARLSSYFYSRARHTPKTRAMVERIAHIDILLAGSEKEALLLEASLIKKHRPRYNVVLRDDKQYVLFRLDKMSEYPRLIMTRNVVRDGSVYFGPFTSAGAAKATWKLLNSVFRLRKCNDRAFGNRVRPCLYYHIGQCHAPCVLDVDRDMYRDIVRRVEMVLSGRTGELVGRLRREMQDASEGLAFERAAQLRDQIRAVEKTVERQAVVMHDNSDRDVLGLAQTENGLGLGMLYVRQGRLLDEKTFFWPGLTLEEGPEVLDSFLSQFYGPGRFIPPVIIVPSAMESEALSEVLSELRGGRVRIVSAASSAQQHLVGLARSVAVQAREQENSITRLLAKGLRLEHEPLRIECIDASHLGGQGMRVGQVVYEDGRRAKGETRLYSFPELEGTGDDYAALAAWAVRRIESGPPWPDLLLIDGGKGQLASVEKALENAGWDNSWELASIAKGPSRRAGELEDRIFRPGRMNPMPLKPGSAELLFLQRVRDDAHRFVIGRQRRARKKRMLDSALLDMPGIGEKTARILWDRFGSLEAMLEATPDQLQEIDGIGRKRALRIHEQLSEIRVCRKSG; this is translated from the coding sequence GTGAGCGATTTCATTTTTTCGGCCGGTGATTACCCAACCCGCCCCGGGGTGTACCTGATGAAGGACGCTGCGGGAAAAATCATATATGTGGGCAAGGCGAAGTCCTTGCGGGCACGTCTTTCATCCTATTTTTATTCCCGGGCCAGACATACCCCGAAAACGCGGGCCATGGTCGAACGCATTGCACACATCGACATCCTTTTGGCCGGGAGCGAGAAAGAGGCCCTGTTGCTTGAGGCAAGCCTGATCAAGAAGCATCGCCCCCGATACAACGTGGTACTGCGCGACGATAAACAGTACGTTCTTTTCCGGCTGGACAAGATGTCCGAATATCCACGGCTGATCATGACTCGCAACGTGGTGCGCGACGGTTCCGTGTATTTCGGGCCGTTTACTTCCGCCGGTGCGGCCAAGGCCACATGGAAACTGCTGAATTCCGTGTTCCGGCTGCGCAAGTGTAATGATCGTGCGTTCGGCAACCGCGTGCGTCCGTGCCTGTATTATCATATAGGTCAATGCCATGCCCCTTGTGTGCTGGATGTGGACAGGGACATGTATCGGGATATCGTGCGCCGGGTGGAGATGGTTCTTTCCGGGCGCACCGGTGAGCTGGTTGGGCGATTGCGTCGAGAGATGCAGGATGCTTCCGAGGGGTTGGCCTTTGAGCGGGCCGCCCAGTTGCGCGACCAGATACGCGCTGTGGAAAAGACCGTGGAACGTCAGGCCGTTGTCATGCACGACAACAGTGACCGTGACGTACTGGGCCTTGCCCAGACGGAAAACGGGCTTGGGCTGGGCATGCTGTATGTCCGGCAGGGGCGGCTTCTGGATGAGAAGACATTTTTCTGGCCGGGGCTGACGCTTGAGGAAGGGCCGGAAGTTCTGGACAGTTTCCTTTCGCAATTCTATGGCCCCGGTCGTTTCATACCCCCGGTCATCATTGTGCCCTCGGCCATGGAGAGTGAGGCCTTGTCTGAAGTGCTTTCCGAACTGCGCGGCGGCAGGGTGCGCATCGTGTCGGCCGCATCTTCGGCGCAACAGCATCTTGTGGGGCTTGCGCGGTCCGTGGCCGTGCAGGCGCGTGAACAGGAGAACAGCATAACCCGACTGCTTGCCAAGGGGCTTCGCCTCGAGCACGAGCCGCTGCGCATCGAATGCATTGATGCTTCGCATCTGGGCGGGCAGGGCATGCGTGTGGGGCAGGTCGTCTATGAGGATGGAAGGCGCGCCAAGGGGGAAACCCGGTTGTATTCATTCCCGGAACTGGAAGGGACCGGCGACGACTACGCTGCCTTGGCCGCATGGGCTGTGCGAAGGATTGAGTCCGGGCCGCCGTGGCCGGATTTGCTGCTCATCGACGGCGGCAAGGGCCAGCTCGCATCCGTGGAAAAGGCACTGGAAAATGCCGGTTGGGACAACTCGTGGGAATTGGCGTCCATAGCCAAGGGGCCTTCACGCCGGGCCGGAGAACTGGAGGACAGAATTTTTCGACCCGGTCGCATGAATCCCATGCCGCTCAAGCCGGGTAGCGCCGAATTGTTGTTTTTGCAGCGTGTGCGTGATGACGCACACCGTTTCGTCATCGGCAGACAGCGCAGGGCCAGGAAAAAAAGAATGCTGGACAGCGCCCTTCTGGACATGCCTGGAATCGGAGAGAAAACTGCGCGGATCCTGTGGGATCGGTTTGGTTCACTTGAGGCGATGCTTGAGGCCACTCCAGACCAGCTGCAGGAGATTGACGGAATCGGGCGCAAACGAGCGCTTCGTATTCACGAACAGTTGTCGGAAATCCGTGTCTGCCGGAAATCCGGCTAG
- a CDS encoding chemotaxis protein, with amino-acid sequence MTKKQTSAIDTGILLETGTNELEILEFFINETNGDETPLTEHYFGVNVAKVMQVIETPNLEPPESAPHPSFMGTIPLRQHILPVLDLSVWLEIDMPKSERDIVIVTEFSNSITGFLVSGVTEIHRVGWGQVIPPAGYIAHSTDAIVGMVDKGDRFIQLLDLETILSEFQLHPDEIESVVAQQQYTALVADDSATIRTMLQASLEQANFNHIITSNGEEALRQIMALKQRAEDEKKDISNYVDVVISDIEMPLMDGFSLTKNIKEDPVLQKLPVILYSSIITDELRHKGETVKADFQVSKPDLSTIAKKAIELIENGNS; translated from the coding sequence ATGACAAAAAAACAGACCTCGGCCATTGATACCGGCATACTTCTGGAGACCGGGACAAACGAGCTTGAAATCCTTGAATTCTTCATCAACGAAACAAACGGGGACGAAACACCGCTCACCGAACACTACTTCGGCGTCAACGTGGCCAAGGTGATGCAGGTCATCGAGACCCCGAACCTCGAACCTCCGGAATCGGCGCCGCACCCCTCCTTCATGGGTACCATCCCCCTGCGCCAACACATTCTGCCCGTGCTGGACCTCAGTGTATGGCTCGAAATCGATATGCCCAAAAGCGAACGGGACATCGTCATCGTCACGGAATTCAGCAACTCCATTACCGGATTCCTCGTTTCCGGAGTTACGGAAATACACCGCGTCGGATGGGGACAGGTAATCCCGCCCGCCGGTTACATCGCACATAGCACCGATGCCATCGTAGGGATGGTTGACAAGGGAGATCGTTTCATACAACTTCTTGATCTTGAAACGATTCTTTCCGAATTTCAGCTGCACCCCGATGAAATCGAATCGGTGGTCGCGCAGCAACAGTACACGGCATTGGTTGCGGATGACTCGGCCACAATACGAACCATGCTCCAGGCATCGTTGGAACAGGCCAATTTCAACCATATAATCACCTCCAACGGCGAGGAAGCTCTCAGACAGATCATGGCGCTCAAGCAACGCGCTGAAGACGAGAAAAAAGATATCAGCAATTATGTGGATGTGGTCATTTCCGACATCGAGATGCCGCTCATGGACGGCTTCAGCCTGACAAAAAACATAAAGGAAGATCCGGTATTGCAAAAACTCCCGGTCATCCTCTATTCATCCATCATCACCGATGAACTGCGCCATAAAGGTGAAACCGTGAAGGCGGACTTTCAGGTTTCCAAGCCGGACTTGTCCACAATCGCCAAAAAAGCCATTGAATTGATAGAAAACGGAAACAGCTAA
- a CDS encoding Hpt domain-containing protein — MTTTDQVLQVFTEETAERLSSIESGLLKLEADGNQIEDSVVHGIFRDAHSVKAGANLLKLENVETLAHKLENILEMVRKGQLMPDDQTITVLLETVDKLRELMDRVDESDSISIRLHEAMLNMVVQKAVSGND; from the coding sequence ATGACAACGACCGACCAGGTGCTGCAGGTTTTCACGGAAGAAACCGCCGAACGGCTGTCCTCCATCGAATCCGGGCTTCTCAAGTTGGAAGCAGACGGTAATCAGATAGAGGATTCCGTTGTACACGGCATCTTTCGGGATGCCCATTCGGTCAAGGCCGGAGCGAACCTGCTCAAGCTCGAAAATGTGGAAACCCTGGCGCACAAACTGGAAAACATTCTGGAAATGGTCCGCAAGGGGCAGCTTATGCCTGATGATCAAACCATCACGGTGTTGCTGGAAACGGTGGACAAACTCCGAGAACTCATGGATCGCGTTGATGAAAGTGATTCCATCAGCATTCGCCTGCACGAAGCCATGCTGAACATGGTCGTACAAAAGGCCGTTTCAGGAAACGACTAA
- a CDS encoding outer membrane homotrimeric porin, producing MKRLVLLTMLCAFVLGMAATTASAADIKATGSYVFEAVWGDNSFDDDDQDSDFDVYQRLRTKFEFIANENLKGVLYTEVGTSTWGETMRVGDDIDDVVTIKAGYIDFNWPGTQQNIKVGHLNIDLPNAIGDGSIILSDELPTAVISGPITDNVAYLFGWHRLDKSGAQNSTADELDAVSLALPLTFDGISVTPYTLIGYAGDNYDNDLNNVWWAGASFEMTMFDPFVFKADLAYGASDNEAEANETDGWYFAAAAEYKGLDFMTPELFFAYTSGDDEDAATDGGGSMPNIGVGDWALGSFWFGGDWGVGAQSSVDADADYFGFWTLGVSLKDISFFEGLTHTVNVMYIQGTNDDENVGVGTDLTYLSDDDSLWELDLNSQYSIYDELTAYVELGWIAPDWADERNINDDEAWKVSTGLNYEF from the coding sequence ATGAAACGTTTGGTTCTGCTCACCATGCTGTGCGCATTCGTGCTCGGCATGGCGGCAACGACAGCATCCGCCGCCGACATCAAGGCGACCGGGTCCTATGTGTTTGAGGCCGTCTGGGGCGACAACAGCTTCGACGATGACGATCAGGATTCCGACTTCGACGTGTATCAGCGCCTGCGCACCAAGTTCGAATTCATCGCGAACGAGAACCTGAAAGGTGTCCTGTACACTGAAGTGGGCACCTCTACCTGGGGTGAAACCATGCGTGTCGGCGACGATATCGACGATGTCGTGACCATCAAGGCCGGCTACATCGACTTCAACTGGCCCGGCACCCAGCAGAACATCAAGGTCGGTCACCTGAACATCGACCTGCCCAACGCCATCGGCGACGGCTCCATCATCCTGTCGGACGAACTGCCCACCGCAGTCATCTCCGGCCCGATCACCGACAACGTGGCCTACCTGTTCGGCTGGCATCGTCTGGACAAGTCCGGCGCTCAGAACAGCACCGCTGATGAACTGGACGCCGTATCCCTGGCCCTTCCCCTGACCTTCGACGGCATCTCCGTCACTCCGTACACCTTGATCGGCTATGCCGGAGACAACTACGACAACGACCTGAACAACGTCTGGTGGGCCGGCGCATCCTTCGAGATGACCATGTTCGACCCGTTCGTGTTCAAGGCCGACCTGGCCTACGGTGCCTCGGACAATGAAGCCGAAGCCAACGAAACCGACGGTTGGTACTTCGCGGCTGCTGCCGAGTACAAGGGTCTGGACTTCATGACTCCGGAACTGTTCTTCGCGTACACCTCCGGTGACGACGAAGACGCTGCCACCGACGGCGGCGGCTCCATGCCCAACATCGGTGTTGGCGACTGGGCTCTCGGTTCCTTCTGGTTCGGCGGCGACTGGGGCGTTGGCGCACAGTCCAGCGTCGATGCAGACGCAGACTACTTCGGTTTCTGGACCTTGGGCGTTTCCCTGAAGGACATCTCCTTCTTTGAAGGCCTGACCCACACCGTGAACGTCATGTACATTCAGGGTACCAACGACGATGAAAACGTCGGCGTCGGCACGGATCTGACCTACCTGAGCGACGACGACTCCCTCTGGGAACTCGACCTGAACTCCCAGTACTCCATCTACGACGAACTGACCGCCTACGTGGAACTCGGTTGGATCGCTCCGGATTGGGCTGACGAGCGCAACATCAACGACGACGAAGCCTGGAAGGTTTCCACGGGCCTGAACTACGAGTTCTAG
- a CDS encoding ABC transporter substrate-binding protein has product MKSIFAAFVLFAMLWGTPAQAANENVTIRFGVLPVLDTLPMQVAVQEGFFADAGLNVELVSFASALERDTAMQAGLLDGYFGDLIATCLLVRQGVPMRIALTSYRTTPGSPMFGIAVGSGKAEATLADLRGASIGYSRSTIMEYLLDRISEKYGLAPDYFRRIEVKKIPIRLQMLMDGQLDAAILPEPLMSLVEYKGGAVVLTAEDMDMPLTVLCLHERFFADEGRIYRRFADAYAKAVEHLAETPEKYRGLMARTCRIPPPLAPKYPIYRYPAPALPTAAELDDVQDWMIAHDMLKQRMPHARLLPGNVR; this is encoded by the coding sequence ATGAAAAGTATTTTTGCCGCATTTGTCCTGTTTGCAATGCTGTGGGGCACGCCTGCACAAGCCGCAAATGAAAATGTCACGATTCGCTTTGGTGTTCTGCCTGTTCTGGACACGCTGCCCATGCAGGTGGCTGTGCAGGAAGGCTTCTTTGCCGATGCTGGTTTGAATGTCGAGTTGGTCAGCTTTGCTTCGGCCCTTGAGCGTGATACTGCCATGCAGGCCGGACTGTTAGATGGGTATTTCGGCGACCTGATCGCCACCTGCCTGTTGGTGCGTCAGGGAGTTCCCATGCGCATAGCTCTGACGTCCTACAGGACCACGCCCGGAAGCCCCATGTTCGGCATAGCTGTGGGGAGCGGCAAGGCCGAAGCCACTCTGGCCGACCTCAGGGGAGCGTCGATCGGCTATTCCCGCTCCACCATCATGGAATACCTGCTGGACAGGATAAGCGAAAAGTACGGCCTTGCTCCTGACTATTTCAGGCGTATCGAGGTCAAGAAGATTCCCATTCGTCTGCAAATGCTCATGGACGGCCAGTTGGACGCGGCGATTCTGCCCGAACCGCTCATGTCGCTGGTGGAATATAAGGGCGGGGCGGTTGTGCTGACTGCCGAGGATATGGACATGCCCCTGACCGTGTTGTGTCTGCACGAGCGTTTTTTTGCCGATGAGGGCCGGATTTACCGGCGTTTTGCGGATGCCTATGCAAAAGCTGTGGAGCATTTGGCTGAAACCCCGGAAAAGTACCGTGGACTTATGGCAAGGACGTGTCGAATTCCGCCGCCGCTGGCACCCAAGTATCCCATTTACCGATACCCCGCGCCCGCACTTCCCACTGCTGCGGAACTGGATGACGTGCAGGATTGGATGATCGCGCACGATATGCTTAAACAGCGCATGCCCCATGCCAGGCTGCTCCCCGGGAACGTCCGGTAG
- a CDS encoding UbiX family flavin prenyltransferase has translation MQTKRIILAISGASGIQYSLDVAQGLANAGIEIHLILSTAARTVMQHEDINPESLLSLAHTDHDPNNIAAPPASGSWQHDGMIVCPCSMASLAAIANGLGTNLMHRAADTCLKEGRRLIIVPRETPLNAIHMENMLKANRAGATILPACPGFYHQPSTIPDLTRHLAGKILDQLEIPHTLYKRWGE, from the coding sequence ATGCAAACCAAACGAATCATTCTGGCCATAAGCGGCGCAAGCGGCATTCAGTATTCACTCGATGTGGCGCAGGGTCTTGCAAACGCCGGCATCGAAATACACCTCATCCTTTCCACTGCAGCCAGAACCGTCATGCAGCATGAGGACATCAACCCCGAATCGCTGCTCTCCCTGGCCCACACCGACCATGACCCAAACAATATCGCCGCGCCCCCGGCCAGCGGTTCATGGCAACACGATGGAATGATCGTCTGCCCTTGTTCCATGGCTTCCCTGGCCGCCATTGCCAACGGACTCGGCACCAACCTCATGCACAGGGCTGCGGACACATGTCTGAAAGAAGGCCGCCGCCTGATTATCGTTCCCCGGGAAACACCGCTCAACGCCATTCACATGGAAAACATGCTCAAGGCTAACCGTGCCGGGGCAACCATTCTTCCGGCCTGTCCGGGTTTTTATCACCAGCCCTCGACAATTCCGGATCTGACACGCCATCTGGCGGGTAAAATACTCGATCAACTGGAAATCCCCCACACCCTGTACAAACGGTGGGGCGAATAG
- a CDS encoding SO_0444 family Cu/Zn efflux transporter: MIDMGIEIFIESWAVMVDASPYVLLGFFVAGLLKGFVPDELMARHFGKRTFSSIIKAALAGVPLPLCSCGVLPAALGLRKQGASKGATTAFMISTPETGVDSMAVTYALIDPIMTVIRPVAAFFTAIFAGWLVNASDAGEKPVSRDLPMAPIACACDDGEQEDGTWRRFHNGMHFAFGEMIGDIGKWFLMGVVIAGAISALIPEGFIEQSVGHGLLSLFVMLAVGLPLYVCATASTPIAASLLLKGLSPGAALVFLLAGPATNGATLTVMFKVLGRRAASMYLVAIAVGSLVLGWLVDRLYGALGLDIRAVVAQAGEVLPHWVGCVSAIIVLGLVVRTWLRPHAHGCGCRG, encoded by the coding sequence ATGATAGATATGGGTATCGAAATTTTCATAGAATCATGGGCAGTCATGGTCGATGCTTCACCGTACGTGTTGCTCGGTTTTTTTGTGGCCGGTTTGCTCAAGGGCTTTGTGCCGGATGAGTTGATGGCCCGTCATTTTGGAAAGCGGACGTTTTCTTCGATCATCAAGGCCGCTCTGGCCGGGGTGCCGCTTCCTCTGTGTTCGTGTGGTGTTCTGCCTGCGGCCCTGGGGTTGCGCAAGCAGGGTGCCAGTAAGGGAGCGACAACGGCTTTCATGATTTCCACGCCGGAAACCGGAGTGGATTCAATGGCCGTCACGTATGCACTCATTGATCCCATCATGACGGTGATTCGTCCGGTGGCAGCGTTTTTTACAGCGATTTTTGCCGGGTGGCTCGTCAATGCATCCGATGCCGGGGAAAAACCTGTTTCGCGCGACCTGCCCATGGCTCCCATTGCCTGCGCATGTGATGACGGCGAGCAGGAAGATGGAACATGGAGGCGTTTTCATAACGGCATGCATTTCGCCTTTGGGGAGATGATAGGCGACATCGGCAAGTGGTTTCTCATGGGCGTTGTCATTGCCGGTGCCATTTCTGCACTGATTCCGGAGGGATTCATTGAACAGAGCGTGGGACACGGATTGCTGTCTCTGTTCGTCATGTTGGCCGTGGGCCTTCCCCTGTACGTCTGCGCCACGGCTTCTACTCCCATTGCGGCTTCCCTGCTGCTCAAGGGCCTTTCTCCGGGAGCGGCTTTGGTCTTCCTGCTGGCCGGACCGGCCACCAACGGAGCTACGCTCACGGTCATGTTCAAGGTGCTGGGACGCCGTGCCGCCTCCATGTACCTTGTGGCCATAGCCGTTGGTTCGCTGGTTTTGGGATGGTTGGTCGATCGGCTGTACGGGGCTTTGGGACTGGACATCCGAGCCGTTGTTGCGCAGGCCGGGGAAGTCTTGCCCCATTGGGTCGGTTGCGTGTCTGCGATTATCGTGCTGGGGCTTGTTGTGCGCACATGGCTGCGACCCCATGCACACGGATGTGGCTGCAGGGGGTGA
- a CDS encoding metal-dependent hydrolase, translating into MEATWFGHSNFRYKYEDTTILVDPFFVGNPAAPITYDQVPEADIILVTHDHSDHIGQALELATRLDAEVVGVFDTIQSLISQGLHTSLGVPMNIGGTVERNGVKIKMVQAVHSSATGTAVGFLLTFPDGRCMYHAGDTALFGDMELFGQLHDIDIAVLPTGGRFTMDARDAAHACKLLQCKTLIPMHWGTWPILAQGTDDLAAELKQTAPGTSLTVLETGQPTDI; encoded by the coding sequence ATGGAAGCAACATGGTTCGGACACTCGAATTTCCGCTACAAATACGAAGACACCACCATTCTCGTGGACCCGTTCTTCGTGGGTAACCCTGCAGCGCCCATCACGTACGATCAGGTGCCGGAAGCCGACATCATCCTTGTGACCCACGACCACTCGGACCACATAGGTCAGGCACTGGAACTGGCCACGCGTCTGGACGCGGAGGTGGTGGGAGTTTTCGACACCATCCAAAGCCTGATCTCCCAGGGACTGCACACATCGCTCGGCGTGCCCATGAACATAGGTGGGACGGTTGAACGCAATGGAGTAAAAATCAAAATGGTGCAAGCGGTGCATTCCAGCGCAACCGGAACCGCCGTGGGATTCCTGCTGACCTTCCCGGACGGTCGGTGCATGTATCACGCGGGCGATACGGCCCTGTTCGGAGACATGGAACTGTTCGGTCAACTGCACGACATCGACATCGCGGTCCTGCCCACGGGCGGACGATTCACCATGGATGCACGCGATGCCGCCCATGCCTGCAAGCTGCTGCAATGCAAGACGCTCATCCCCATGCACTGGGGCACCTGGCCGATTCTGGCGCAGGGTACGGACGATCTGGCTGCCGAGTTGAAACAGACAGCGCCCGGTACATCCCTAACGGTATTGGAAACAGGCCAGCCCACGGATATCTAG